One Methylomonas sp. LL1 DNA window includes the following coding sequences:
- a CDS encoding OmpA family protein has translation MKKKLLAMGIGVGLLAGCTTNPYTGQSSISNLGKGTGIGAAVGAGAGTLFGGNDLKNAGLGALAGAAVGAGIGYYMDQQEQEMQQSLQGTGIQVQRTAENTLTLNMPSTSNVTFAFAKSDLSFEAQNALNSVAQVLNNYPDSTIMVTGHTDDVGSDADNQVLSEARATSVANYLAQRGVNPIRISKQGMGESQPKAPNTNDTNRAINRRVELSIIANPNAGANQQQPQGYQQPQGYQQPQGYQQPQGYQQPQGYQQPQGYQQPQGYQQPQGYQQPNYQQGYPQQQGYPQQQYPQQQQQYQQQYPQQQPYQQQNYPYNR, from the coding sequence ATGAAAAAAAAATTACTAGCAATGGGTATCGGCGTGGGCTTGCTGGCGGGCTGTACCACTAATCCCTATACCGGCCAATCCAGCATCAGCAATCTAGGCAAAGGCACCGGCATAGGCGCCGCGGTCGGCGCAGGCGCCGGTACATTGTTCGGCGGCAACGATCTGAAAAATGCCGGTTTGGGCGCGCTGGCCGGCGCCGCGGTCGGTGCCGGTATCGGTTATTACATGGATCAACAGGAACAGGAAATGCAGCAATCGTTGCAAGGCACCGGCATCCAAGTGCAACGTACCGCCGAAAACACCTTGACCCTGAACATGCCCAGTACCAGTAACGTAACCTTTGCCTTTGCCAAGTCGGACTTAAGTTTCGAAGCACAAAATGCGCTGAATTCGGTTGCCCAAGTGTTGAATAACTACCCTGATTCCACCATCATGGTCACGGGCCATACCGATGACGTGGGTTCCGATGCCGACAACCAAGTGTTATCCGAAGCCCGCGCCACCAGCGTTGCCAACTATTTAGCGCAACGCGGAGTCAATCCCATACGGATTTCCAAACAAGGCATGGGTGAAAGTCAGCCAAAGGCACCCAACACCAACGATACCAATCGTGCCATCAATCGCCGGGTAGAATTGTCTATCATTGCTAACCCCAACGCCGGCGCCAACCAACAACAACCTCAAGGTTATCAGCAGCCGCAAGGATACCAACAACCCCAAGGCTATCAACAGCCGCAGGGATACCAGCAACCCCAAGGCTATCAACAGCCACAAGGATACCAACAACCCCAAGGCTACCAGCAGCCTCAAGGATACCAACAACCTAACTATCAACAAGGTTACCCTCAACAGCAAGGCTATCCGCAGCAACAATATCCACAACAGCAACAACAATACCAGCAGCAGTATCCGCAACAACAACCGTATCAGCAACAAAACTACCCATATAATCGGTAG
- a CDS encoding Nif11-like leader peptide family natural product precursor — MSIKVIKEFSEKAKSDEVLKEKLKACVKLKELLMLAKEYGFEIDEVELYPPNEPQFVEEQLSEKMAKALLRV; from the coding sequence ATGTCAATCAAGGTAATAAAAGAATTTTCCGAAAAAGCCAAAAGCGATGAAGTTCTTAAAGAAAAATTAAAAGCGTGCGTGAAACTGAAGGAACTACTCATGCTTGCCAAGGAATATGGTTTTGAAATCGATGAAGTAGAACTCTATCCGCCCAATGAACCGCAATTTGTCGAAGAGCAACTCTCTGAAAAAATGGCTAAGGCGTTGTTGAGGGTATAA
- a CDS encoding ShlB/FhaC/HecB family hemolysin secretion/activation protein, producing MTCSVVVPVGEAWSQEVEAETGTQEQQSNNAAAPATFDMLELRVKGNSLLDKKQLERTVYPFLGPKKSIDNVESARSALEELYRNQGYQTVSVDIPEQDVKNGVVYLQVVEGKVSRLRVKDSRYFSLGKIKAGVPELAEGNVPNLPKMQKQLAELAGESTDRQIVPVLRAGETPGTLEVDLKVKDELPLHGKVELNGRNTATTSRLRLVSSLRYDNLWQQMHSASLMYQVSPENNEEVDVWAGTYAMPLFDDGTRLAVYGVGSSSTSQIASAGALSVIGIGNIYGARLVKPLKPLTNYFHSATLGVDYKDFQEDLALIGSDSLKTPITYLPFTAQYSGTAKNAESMTTFDLGMHFSVRGLGNDQTEFENKRYKAKANYIYLTGDLKHQHNLPLGMELVGRFSGQVADTPLISNEQFSLGGAQSVRGYFETQSLADDGVFGSLELYSPHLGMTDWDYLDQLKVLAFFDAAKGWIKEALPGNSKGDFLSSAGVGLHFQLWKHLSGGLDVGFPFTSLEPVKSGDPKVHFNIATEF from the coding sequence TTGACATGCAGTGTAGTCGTTCCGGTTGGCGAAGCCTGGAGTCAGGAGGTCGAAGCGGAAACCGGTACGCAAGAGCAGCAATCGAACAACGCTGCTGCACCGGCGACTTTCGACATGCTGGAATTGCGGGTCAAGGGCAATAGCTTGCTCGATAAAAAGCAGCTGGAGCGCACGGTTTATCCTTTTTTGGGTCCGAAAAAAAGCATCGACAATGTGGAGTCGGCCCGCTCCGCCTTGGAGGAACTGTACCGCAATCAAGGTTATCAGACCGTTTCCGTGGATATTCCGGAACAGGATGTCAAAAACGGAGTGGTTTACTTGCAGGTGGTGGAAGGCAAGGTTTCGCGCTTGCGGGTCAAGGATTCGCGCTATTTTTCGCTGGGAAAAATCAAGGCCGGCGTACCGGAACTGGCGGAAGGCAATGTGCCCAATTTGCCGAAAATGCAGAAACAGCTGGCCGAACTGGCTGGGGAAAGTACGGATAGGCAAATCGTACCGGTTTTACGCGCTGGCGAAACGCCGGGCACACTGGAAGTCGATTTGAAAGTTAAGGACGAACTGCCGTTACATGGCAAAGTGGAATTGAACGGCCGCAATACCGCGACAACCTCGCGCTTACGCTTGGTGTCTTCGCTGCGATACGACAATCTATGGCAGCAAATGCACAGTGCATCATTGATGTATCAGGTCTCGCCCGAAAACAACGAAGAAGTGGATGTCTGGGCCGGTACCTATGCGATGCCGCTGTTCGATGACGGCACCCGGTTGGCGGTATATGGGGTCGGATCTTCGTCAACATCTCAGATAGCCAGTGCCGGCGCATTGTCGGTGATCGGTATCGGTAATATTTACGGTGCCCGTCTGGTCAAGCCTCTAAAACCGTTAACGAATTATTTTCATAGCGCAACGCTGGGCGTCGATTACAAGGATTTTCAGGAAGATTTGGCCTTAATTGGCTCCGATAGTTTGAAAACCCCGATTACCTATTTACCCTTCACGGCGCAATACAGCGGAACGGCGAAGAACGCGGAATCGATGACTACATTCGATCTAGGCATGCATTTTTCGGTTCGTGGCTTGGGTAACGATCAAACCGAGTTCGAGAACAAGCGTTATAAGGCCAAGGCTAATTACATTTACCTGACCGGCGATTTGAAGCATCAGCATAATTTGCCGTTGGGCATGGAACTGGTTGGCCGGTTTTCCGGCCAGGTGGCGGATACGCCCTTGATCAGTAACGAACAATTTTCGCTGGGTGGCGCTCAAAGCGTGCGCGGTTATTTCGAAACTCAATCCCTGGCCGATGACGGGGTGTTCGGTTCGCTGGAACTGTACTCGCCGCATTTGGGTATGACTGACTGGGACTATCTTGACCAACTGAAGGTGCTGGCCTTTTTCGATGCGGCCAAGGGCTGGATCAAGGAAGCGTTGCCCGGCAATTCCAAGGGTGATTTTTTGAGCAGTGCCGGCGTGGGTTTGCATTTCCAGTTATGGAAACACTTGAGTGGCGGATTGGATGTGGGCTTCCCCTTCACCTCGCTGGAACCGGTCAAGAGCGGCGATCCCAAGGTGCATTTTAATATCGCTACCGAGTTTTAG